Genomic DNA from Babylonia areolata isolate BAREFJ2019XMU chromosome 9, ASM4173473v1, whole genome shotgun sequence:
ctctctctctttctctctttctctgtctctgtttttgcctctgtctctctgtctctgtctctctctgtctttctcacttattctgtctttctctgtctctctatgacattctgtctctatgtctatgtctatgtctgtgtctgtctatctgtgtgtgcgtgtgcgtacgtgtgtgtccaACTTTGTCCAGATTTACTGTTTTGTTAGTGTCATGTGTATGAGAATGTGTGATTACGAAATTGTCAAGTTTTGCTCACGAATCATTTAACATGAGAGAAGAGCTTCTGAAACAGGTCACACGAAGggatgagtgtttgtttgttttttgttttgtctttggttgttttttgttgttggttgttgttgttttttgttgttggtttttgttgttgttgtttcttgttggttgttgttgttttgctgttgttttgttgttgtttgttgttgttaagcgcgttgggttacgctgctggtcaggcatctgcttggcagatgtggtgtagcgtatatggatttgttcgaacgcagtgacgcctccttgagctactgaaactgaaactgttgttttgtttttggaggaGGGTATGCATTGTTGTCGCTTTGTAGAGTGATATTAATATGCCTGTTTAATTCTCGTGACGAGTATGTTTGTAAGGCTTGTCggcttgtttttctgttgttttttctgtggaaTTATGTGtcaaagtgtggtgtggtgtgtggtgtggtgtgtgtttgtgtgtgcgtgtgtgtgtgtgtgtgtgtattattattacacaTATAGCTAAgtcacaaatcaatcaatcaatcaacagaaatcaatcaatcaatcaatcaacatgtAAAATACAGTCAGCATgaacattgaatttttttttttaatgtcatttcttttctttcttttgtacatAAAATTCTGCAGCAGTGGCGATCATCACCGCTCTGTCGCATACATACAAAATTATgctttgaattattattattataattttcacTTTGTAcacgggtatatatatatatgtgatactGCCACATTGAAAACATAATTTTTGTATGTTGCTATGTACAAACCGAATTCAATCAGTTCCAAAGCTTTCTCGAACAAAGGACATAAATGTATACGATATAAGCTATACAAACCGTACGCTGTAATCAATAACTTGTATGAAATAGACCTGGCGATCCTTTCGGCATAACGTGGTTTATAACGCTGTGAGCCACACAAATGTAAACCtgcttgaatctctctctctctctctctctctctctctctctctctcagtgtgtgtgtgtgtgtgtgtgtgtcgaacagTGGAAcggcaataatatatatatatatatatatatatatatatatatatataaggataaGAATACGTAAAAGCGTATAAATTTATACAGCAAAATAAACCATCATTTTACTAAAGACAAGTTTTACAGGTTCTCCCAAGCTTTATTTTGAGATCACTTTGAGCTGCAGATATTTCtatttttccacaaaaaaaaaaaaaaaaaaaaaaaaaaaaaaaatccgtttcgTTAACAAAGTGCGCAaggctgtttttgttcttgttgttgttgttgttttgtttaatcttcttcttgcatgttattttcttttattctaacttattcatctttcttctttttgttctttttctcaacaaaaaaataaattgtCCCAGTCCGTAAAAGAATAAGATAAAATTAAAATATTGGCAACATCCTTTGGGCTGCCTTGGAACAttttattatctatctattttattcattcattcagtaattcattcattctttcttctttttctttttttttattctttttttttcttttcattttttgttttattgttgttgttttcggtaaagcatcacacacacgcgcgcgggcacacacacgcacacacacacacacacacacacacacacacacacacacacacgggacggaGAGaggaagcgagtgtgtgtgtgtgtgtgtgtgtgcgtgtgtgtgtgtgtgtgtgtatgtgttttgggaacgagagagtggagggtggaggtgaaaaaaaaaggtactcaAGAGCAaacgccgcgtgtgtgtgtgtgtgtgtgtgtgtgtgtgtgtgccgtgtgcttgtgcgtgtgtctgtctgtgatcgaTTTGATAATTGAAGAATAAAAAGCAATATCCTGTTCTGTCCCTGTCAAGTGGCTTGCAATACTGTAatcggattttttttccccacttttctctcttttatttattttttccctttgATTTGGTTTTTCATTTCATAttgacagacatgcacgcacgtgtccgtgcatgtgtgactgtgtctgcgtGTACTGtaaatgcgtgtgcgtgtgcatgtacgcggaggggacggggggtaaaggggtgtgggcatctgtgtgtgtgtgtgtgtgtgtgtgtgtgtgtgtgtgtgttgtatattcaATCGACCGAGACTGACTAAAACAAGTATCGAACATGGAAAGAATTCAACTAAGAGTTAATTAAGAGTACAGATGGAAAGAATTCAACTAAGTGGTTAATTAAGAGTACAGAACATaagaaatcttttctttcttttccagtgGCCTTACGGTAAACGTGTCTAACTTTCGTCTATAAGCCAGTGCtactttatttatcattatcgtgagaataacacaaacaaacaaacaaacaaaacatgaatacATAAAATAACTCAAGAAACGCAAAGTTATGGTCGGTGGTGACTGAAGGTATTGGAGTCTGGATAATGAGTTATTTATTGTCATGTGCAAACGTTCATCAGTTGTGGAAGAGCAAAACCAATGTTATAATCTACTCGACGACAactagggagggagacagagagggagagagagagagagagcgagctcgtgtgtgtgtgtgtgtgtgtaagaggagaGGGTCGAAGAACGGTTTCAGGATTACGTGCTGAATTAAGTCATGAATTTTCAACgcttaacttttttttgtttgtttgtttgttttgttttgtttaattggttttttgttttgtttttgataactACATGATACGTTGATACAACCTATTTCTAAatgtgatttttctttttaaatctcacataaaaaaaaaagaaaagataatgaatTAAGTCCTGTTCGTTTTCTTTGATCCGAAAAGTGGTCATGAAACGTCATGCGGCAACACAACGACCCCATGAAAGAAATCGtttggttaatttttttttttttttttttttaaagacaacgatgaaataataataataataataataataacggtagcAATAACagccaaaaaaaagcaaaaaaaaaaaaaaaaaaaacccagaccgaatgatattaataacaataacaaataaaacaacaacaataatgaaataacaatagtagtaataataataataataataatggtgtttggttttttttacaacaaaatttcCAAGAACGATGCACAatgcaacaaaatcaaaacaccgtgaaattagacaacaacaacaacaacaaaaagaaaagaaaaaaaaagggggggggaggggggcgaggggaacCGGGCGGGAAAGAAAAATATTCAATAATATTGCTACAATATGCGTTTAGTATATACTAAGTACTGTGGATTTTTCGTCGACACCAAAATGAAAAATATGactgagtaaataaatgaatgaatgaatagataaataaataaataaattgataaataaatttttaaaaattcagcAAGCCCTCCTATGTCATTGAAATTATCCCCCTTCGCCATTCCTTCGCAACTTTCTccttgaccccctccccccttcccccgcccccgccccccaggccccaccccacccctccccgcccatttttttttcttttctctgtgtgtaatggatgacaacaacacaacgatGTTCATACAAATACAGAATGTAcaaactttaataataataataatagtaataataattatcatcatcatcatcatcatcatcatcatcataatgataattgttacgGCTTACAGTTTAATATGCCCCACatacaacatcacacaacaaaattcaattcatcatcatcatcatcgtcattgccatcatcatgatTGACATGTAAACAGCGTCATAATTACTCATCACAGTACTGTGCTGACGTCACAAAGACCCGATCCAAGGATGTCCGTTTTCCGATGACACCAAAactgccgaaaaaaaaaaaaaaagtggcatctctcccaacacacacacacacacacacacacacacacacacacgggggttgCGTAAAATAATTTCAGcagtctgttttctgtgttttttgttgttgttgtttttgttgtaagtTCTGTCTTCTATCATTAAAGAACACTTCTTATGCACTTTGTGCTGGTTTCAAGTCATTATTAAAATCATTTCCAATCTTCCCGATACTGAAAGCTTTTGAATCCAGAAAAAAACTGGGTTGCCCTTTGAAGAAAAAATTCTTACCAATGTGGCGAATTTGAATTTGTTTTatactttcttgtgtgtgtgtgtgtgtgtgtgtgtgtgtgtgtgtgttcacctatATTTCTCTTTCTGCGTGCATGAACTGAATGATGTCCACTGGCGGCTTTTGGTTttggtgaaacaaaacaaaagagatcaagggacaaaaaaaaaaaaaagataaaaaggaaaaacaaagtgcaaacaaaaaaaacatttgtctATAACAAGCACGCACCATAATCATCTTtctttaggattttttttttttcttcttcttcttccagttttcatttcttttatatgtatataGAAGGATGAAAAGGCACCTCAAGAATaattaatcataatcatgatggcAGAGACCAGGTTCCatccaggtctgtctgtctgtctgtctgtctgtccaagcaatgggggggggggtggagaggggggggggcggagggagggagggaagaagggggggggggtacgcgtGCTCCATCACCACAAGTCTTGTTGCAAACGTTTGTTGTCCCCCTAATCCAGCGCTGTAGTCACAACAATAATTTTCATCTGATCGTCCAGGAGAAGGGCtgtagaggggggaaaaaaaaaaaaaacccaaacccaaagtCTCCAATTTCGGTCGCCATATATCTGGCTCTTTCTTAGTTTTGGTGTCTTGGTTTCTGCGACTTTCagatctttcttcctcccttttcattctttctcggTGTTTTCTTCATCTGAAGAAGACATACATCTATGTACACAGTCCAGTCCGTTGTGCACCGAGTCAACAATGtaaaggggggggtggagaagaaatCTTGTTGTCCAGCAGCGTACTGACGGCGTCACgaccaacatcaacaagaaccACAACCACAATGGTCATTGTTTCGCCTCCCGGCCCCGATACCAAGGCTTTCCTTGGAGGGTGGAGACGTgagtggagatggaggagaggggtggaggtgacagAAGATGGGGAAAGGAAGACGTAACAGCTTCCATTCTACGAAGATGTAACAGCATTttgaaaggaaattaaaaaaaataaaaaaattaaaatccaTCACCTCACTCCTCAGCTGTCCATGTAAGTGTTGTTTTCTCTCCAAGACTGTCTGTTCGTGACCGTTCTAGCTTTCACgctgccttgtctgtctctctccacctccccatcccctcctccccaccctccctccacctccccacccccttcccctcattcCTTTCTCCCGCGATACTGACGTCACTACTAAACTGACCCGTCAACGAAGAATGACGTCACAACCTGGATCATcgtttgaagaagaaagaagcggtGATTTGCAGaggtggttggtgggttggtggagggggggggtggagcggaaggaggggtggtagggcatagagtgggggggggagtaaggttttgatgtttgtggtgaagaagatttttgttgttgttgttgttgccaaggAAGTTTGGGCCAAAAGACccaaccctcttcccccacccctcctcgggttcctgtttgtttgggttgggttgatCCCTGACTTAGTTTAGAAAACCACCCAAGCAAAGTGTAGCAAGTCTTTTAATTTGTTTAACTTCATatgatttcatttatttatctttacttctttctcttttttttctttttctttttttctttttttctttttctttacccgGGGTACATATAGATCAGGAGTAGTAAGAGCTGAGGTGGGGCGGCATGTGCGAGGCCGGGTGGGACACCGGGTGGTTGGCCATGCTGGGGTACAGGGGGTTCCCGCCGCCTGTGGTCGGGGGCCAGTAGCCGGAAGGGGTCCCGAACAACCCTGACGGCGAGTTGGAGATCGGGGAGTGAGTGTTCATGAAGTTGAACTTGGGGCTGTGCGCCGGGTGGTGGTgggccgggtggtggtggtggtggtggtggtgcgcggGGTGGTGCGGGTGGTACGGGGACATGAAGATGTCCTGCTGGTACTTGTAGGCCGTCGGGTCCGTCGTGGACGGCTGCATGGCCTGGGCCAGCCCCGCGAAGTCGAACTTGTAGGCGTAGCGCTTCCCGTGGACTTTGGTCATGATGTTCTTGTCGTAGTAGTAGCGCAGCGCCCGGCTCAGCTTGTCGTAGTTCATGTTGGGCTTGGACTTGCGCTCCCCCCAGCGGCGGGCCacctcgtccgggtccaccagcTTGAACTCGCCGTTGGTGCCCTCCCACGTGATGCAGCCCGCGTTGGCCGAGTCCGACAGCAGCTCCAGCAGGAACTGCCACAGCTGGATCTGGCC
This window encodes:
- the LOC143285859 gene encoding transcriptional regulator ERG homolog; the protein is MQTITQQEYYRACTFTSIPPSMMFPDPSYGKTAWTPQSSPQSQVPLSGAEIPTRSIQKHPFPSYHPNSFPAITKSTLDSAHAPWRPQGSGQIQLWQFLLELLSDSANAGCITWEGTNGEFKLVDPDEVARRWGERKSKPNMNYDKLSRALRYYYDKNIMTKVHGKRYAYKFDFAGLAQAMQPSTTDPTAYKYQQDIFMSPYHPHHPAHHHHHHHHPAHHHPAHSPKFNFMNTHSPISNSPSGLFGTPSGYWPPTTGGGNPLYPSMANHPVSHPASHMPPHLSSYYS